A region of the Gemmobacter fulvus genome:
TCGACCCCGGTCATGGTCTGGAAGAACGCCTGACGCATGAGCAGTTCATCTGAACCGCAACCGCCGACCGCCCGGCGATTATTCCGGCCCGGCAAGGGGATCCCCTGCCGGGCCGCTGTGCAAACTTAGCCGCGAGCGAGACCCAGAGCCTGCAAGGCCGTGCGGATTTCATCCAGAACCGCCGGATCGTCGATGGTCGCGGGCAGTTTGAACGGTGCGTCATCCGCGATCTTCACCATGGTGGAGCGCAGGATCTTGCCCGAGCGTGTTTTGGGCAGGCGGTCGACCACGCAGGCACGCTTGAAATCAGCGACGGGGCCGATCTTTTCGCGCATCAGGCTGACACATTCCTTGACCACATCGGCATGATCGCGGCCCGAGCCTTTGTTGAGGCACAGGAACCCCAGCGGCGACTGCCCTTTCAACGCATCCGCCACACCGATCACCGCACATTCCGCGACATCGGGATGGCCTGCCAGCACCTCTTCCATCGCGCCGGTCGACAGGCGGTGGCCCGCGACGTTGATCACGTCATCGGTGCGCGCCATGATGTAAAGATAGCCGTCCTCGTCGATATAACCCGCATCGCCGGTTTCATAATAGCCGGGGAAATGGCTGAGATAGGCCTTCTGGAACCGCTCTGGTGCATTCCACAGCGTCGGCAGGGTGCCGGGCGGCAGCGGCAGCTTGATTGCAATCGCGCCCAGCGTGCCCGAGGACACCGGATGCCCGCCTTCGTCCAGCACCTGCACATCATAGCCCGGCATCGGCACAGAGGGGCTGCCCAGCTTGACCGGCAGCTCTTCGATGCCCAGCGGGTTTGCGGCAATCGGCCAGCCGGTTTCGGTCTGCCACCAATGGTCGATCACCGGCACCTTCAGATGGCGCTGGGCCCATTGGATCGTATCTGGATCGGCGCGCTCTCCGGCCAGATAGAGCGCAAACAGGCCCTTCAGATCGTAATTGCGGATCAGCAGCCCTTCCGGGTCATCGCGCTTGATGGCGCGCAGTGCAGTGGGGGCGGTGAAGAAGCTTTTGACCTTATGCTCGCTGATCACTCGCCAGAAGGTGCCTGCATCCGGCGTGCCGACCGGCTTGCCCTCGAACACCAGTGTGGTGCAGCCCGCAATCAGCGGGCCATAGCAGATATAGCTGTGCCCCACGACCCAGCCCACATCCGAGGCGGCCCAGAACACATCGCCCACGCCCACGTTGAAAATGGCGCGCATCGACCAGTTCAGCGCCACCAGATGCCCGGCGGTGGCCCGCACCACGCCTTTCGGCGCGCCGGTGGTGCCGGAAGTATAGAGGATATAGGCGGGGTGGTTGCCGTCGACCGGCACGCAATCGGCAGGCTCCACCCCATACTGGAAGGTATGCCAGGCCACATCACGGCCCTCGATCAGCTTGGCAACCTCTTGTTCGCGCTGGAAGATCACGCAGAAATCCGGCTTGTGGTCGGCCAGTTCGATCGCGCCATCCAGCAGCGGCTTGTAATGCACCACGCGGTTCGGTTCGATCCCGCAGGAGGCGGCAATGATTGCCTTGGGTTTGCAGTCGTCGATCCGCACCGCCAGCTCATTGGCGGCAAACCCGCCGAACACCACCGAATGAACGGCACCGAGCCGGGCGCAGGCCAGCATCGCTTCCAGCGCTTCGGGCACCATCGGCATATAGATGATGACCCGGTCGCCCTTTTCCACGCCCTTGGCGCGCAGCGCCCCGGCGAGGGTGGACACACGCGTCAGCAGTTCGGCATAGGTGATGCCATGTTTGGTATGGGTCACCGGGCTGTCATGGATGATCGCCAGCTGATCGCCGCGCCCGGCCAGAACATGGCGGTCCACCGCGTTCCAGCAGGCATTCACCTGCGCATCGGTATACCATTCATACAGCGGCGCCTGATCGGCATTCAGCGCGCGGGAAGGGTGCTTGATCCAGTCGATGCCGCCTGCGGCCTTCATCCAGAACCCCTCGGGATCTGCCTTCCAGCCATCATAGATTTCTGCATAAGCG
Encoded here:
- the prpE gene encoding propionate-CoA ligase PrpE, which produces MAYSGAYAEIYDGWKADPEGFWMKAAGGIDWIKHPSRALNADQAPLYEWYTDAQVNACWNAVDRHVLAGRGDQLAIIHDSPVTHTKHGITYAELLTRVSTLAGALRAKGVEKGDRVIIYMPMVPEALEAMLACARLGAVHSVVFGGFAANELAVRIDDCKPKAIIAASCGIEPNRVVHYKPLLDGAIELADHKPDFCVIFQREQEVAKLIEGRDVAWHTFQYGVEPADCVPVDGNHPAYILYTSGTTGAPKGVVRATAGHLVALNWSMRAIFNVGVGDVFWAASDVGWVVGHSYICYGPLIAGCTTLVFEGKPVGTPDAGTFWRVISEHKVKSFFTAPTALRAIKRDDPEGLLIRNYDLKGLFALYLAGERADPDTIQWAQRHLKVPVIDHWWQTETGWPIAANPLGIEELPVKLGSPSVPMPGYDVQVLDEGGHPVSSGTLGAIAIKLPLPPGTLPTLWNAPERFQKAYLSHFPGYYETGDAGYIDEDGYLYIMARTDDVINVAGHRLSTGAMEEVLAGHPDVAECAVIGVADALKGQSPLGFLCLNKGSGRDHADVVKECVSLMREKIGPVADFKRACVVDRLPKTRSGKILRSTMVKIADDAPFKLPATIDDPAVLDEIRTALQALGLARG